The following proteins are co-located in the Haliotis asinina isolate JCU_RB_2024 chromosome 13, JCU_Hal_asi_v2, whole genome shotgun sequence genome:
- the LOC137259741 gene encoding GTPase IMAP family member 9-like isoform X2: MFERFGRDILLLDTPGFFDTGASQRNIEEELKKSVVLTSPGVHAILYVIGVGRFTEEEVTSVERFLTYFGSESKRHVIVIFTRGDELEKSETSLNWFIDCNRKLKTFINQTGRNYIAINNDSTVDHEEFVQKLLKLVDRRVKQNGGHFTNKMYQEAESQMKKIEGKELVKLLTENQTSDEETIDEGVRKYRQTLSGYFESQKGILLARKRKALEDERRKIYERKAREHARDTYDSSYIDWKILAGVVAAACMVGLSYAAGPGGIVATVAAAIFRSK, translated from the coding sequence ATGTTTGAGAGATTCGGGAGGGATATTTTACTGCTAGACACGCCTGGTTTCTTTGACACTGGAGCAAGTCAGAGAAATATTGAGGAAGAGCTAAAGAAAAGTGTCGTCCTGACATCTCCTGGAGTGCACGCTATTCTGTATGTGATTGGTGTGGGGAGATTTACCGAGGAAGAGGTAACGTCTGTGGAAAGATTTCTGACGTACTTTGGCTCTGAATCAAAGCGTCATGTGATCGTCATATTTACTAGGGGAGATGAACTTGAGAAATCTGAAACGAGTCTCAATTGGTTTATCGACTGCAACAGGAAACTGAAGACCTTCATCAATCAGACGGGAAGGAATTATATTGCAATTAACAACGACTCGACTGTGGACCATGAAGAATTTGTGCAGAAGTTACTGAAGCTAGTAGACAGGCGTGTGAAGCAGAATGGGGGCCACTTCACAAATAAGATGTATCAAGAAGCTGAGAGTCAAATGAAGAAGATAGAAGGGAAGGAACTGGTCAAACTGTTGACCGAAAACCAAACATCTGATGAGGAAACAATTGATGAGGGTGTTCGGAAATACCGTCAGACACTTTCTGGCTACTTCGAGTCTCAAAAAGGGATTCTACTGGCAAGGAAGCGCAAGGCTCTCGAGGATGAACGTCGCAAAATATATGAAAGGAAAGCTAGAGAACATGCCAGGGATACATATGACAGTTCTTACATCGATTGGAAAATATTGGCAGGGGTTGTTGCCGCTGCTTGCATGGTAGGTTTGAGTTATGCCGCAGGCCCTGGAGGGATAGTAGCTACGGTAGCAGCAGCAATCTTTCGTTCAAAGTAA
- the LOC137259741 gene encoding GTPase IMAP family member 9-like isoform X1: MAVTLGSKNGLFLSEETRLILVGKTGSGKSSTGNTIVGKPIFKVECSASSVTKSCEHVMFERFGRDILLLDTPGFFDTGASQRNIEEELKKSVVLTSPGVHAILYVIGVGRFTEEEVTSVERFLTYFGSESKRHVIVIFTRGDELEKSETSLNWFIDCNRKLKTFINQTGRNYIAINNDSTVDHEEFVQKLLKLVDRRVKQNGGHFTNKMYQEAESQMKKIEGKELVKLLTENQTSDEETIDEGVRKYRQTLSGYFESQKGILLARKRKALEDERRKIYERKAREHARDTYDSSYIDWKILAGVVAAACMVGLSYAAGPGGIVATVAAAIFRSK, translated from the exons ATGGCTGTCACACTAG GTTCCAAGAATGGACTCTTTTTGTCTGAGGAAACTCGACTGATTCTCGTTGGCAAAACGGGATCAGGTAAAAGTTCCACTGGAAATACTATCGTTGGTAAACCAATTTTCAAAGTAGAGTGTTCAGCCTCTTCGGTAACAAAATCATGTGAACACGTCATGTTTGAGAGATTCGGGAGGGATATTTTACTGCTAGACACGCCTGGTTTCTTTGACACTGGAGCAAGTCAGAGAAATATTGAGGAAGAGCTAAAGAAAAGTGTCGTCCTGACATCTCCTGGAGTGCACGCTATTCTGTATGTGATTGGTGTGGGGAGATTTACCGAGGAAGAGGTAACGTCTGTGGAAAGATTTCTGACGTACTTTGGCTCTGAATCAAAGCGTCATGTGATCGTCATATTTACTAGGGGAGATGAACTTGAGAAATCTGAAACGAGTCTCAATTGGTTTATCGACTGCAACAGGAAACTGAAGACCTTCATCAATCAGACGGGAAGGAATTATATTGCAATTAACAACGACTCGACTGTGGACCATGAAGAATTTGTGCAGAAGTTACTGAAGCTAGTAGACAGGCGTGTGAAGCAGAATGGGGGCCACTTCACAAATAAGATGTATCAAGAAGCTGAGAGTCAAATGAAGAAGATAGAAGGGAAGGAACTGGTCAAACTGTTGACCGAAAACCAAACATCTGATGAGGAAACAATTGATGAGGGTGTTCGGAAATACCGTCAGACACTTTCTGGCTACTTCGAGTCTCAAAAAGGGATTCTACTGGCAAGGAAGCGCAAGGCTCTCGAGGATGAACGTCGCAAAATATATGAAAGGAAAGCTAGAGAACATGCCAGGGATACATATGACAGTTCTTACATCGATTGGAAAATATTGGCAGGGGTTGTTGCCGCTGCTTGCATGGTAGGTTTGAGTTATGCCGCAGGCCCTGGAGGGATAGTAGCTACGGTAGCAGCAGCAATCTTTCGTTCAAAGTAA
- the LOC137259740 gene encoding GTPase IMAP family member 7-like: protein MAAATGSRNELFLSEETRLILVGKTGSGKSSTGNTIVGQSVFKVECSASSVTKSCEHAMFERFGRDILLLDTPGFFGTGTSEESIKEELTKSVVLTSPGVHAILFVIGVGRFTEEEVTSVERFLAFFGSESKRHVIVIFTRKDELEKSKKTLKWLIDSNRKLKTFINQTGRNYIAVNNDSAVDHEEFVQKLLELVDRLVKQNGGHFTNKMYQEAESQMKKIEGKELVKLLTENQTSDEETIDEGVREYGQTLSGYSESEKELLLARKRKALEDECRKIHEREARRHARDKYDSSEIIWKVLAGLVGVAAVAVTVGMVVAAGPEAAVATLVGILASR from the coding sequence GTTCCAGAAATGAACTCTTTTTGTCTGAGGAAACTCGACTGATTCTCGTTGGCAAAACGGGATCAGGTAAAAGTTCCACTGGCAACACTATCGTTGGTCAATCGGTTTTCAAAGTAGAGTGTTCAGCCTCTTCGGTAACCAAATCATGTGAACACGCCATGTTTGAGAGATTCGGGAGGGACATTTTACTGCTTGACACGCCCGGTTTCTTTGGAACTGGAACAAGTGAGGAAAGTATCAAGGAGGAGCTAACGAAAAGTGTTGTCCTGACATCTCCTGGAGTGCACGCTATTCTGTTTGTGATTGGTGTGGGGAGATTCACCGAAGAAGAGGTAACATCTGTGGAGAGATTCCTTGCGTTTTTTGGCTCTGAATCAAAGCGTCATGTGATCGTTATCTTCACTAGGAAAGATGAACTTGAGAAGTCTAAGAAGACTCTGAAATGGTTAATCGACTCCAACAGGAAACTGAAAACTTTCATCAATCAGACGGGCAGGAATTATATTGCAGTTAACAACGACTCAGCTGTGGACCATGAAGAATTTGTGCAGAAGTTACTGGAGCTGGTAGACAGGCTTGTGAAACAGAATGGGGGCCACTTCACAAATAAGATGTATCAAGAAGCTGAGAGTCAAATGAAGAAGATAGAAGGGAAGGAACTGGTCAAACTGTTAACCGAAAACCAAACATCTGATGAGGAGACAATTGATGAGGGTGTGCGGGAATATGGTCAAACACTCTCTGGCTACTCCGAGTCTGAAAAGGAACTTTTACTGGCAAGGAAGCGCAAGGCTCTCGAGGATGAATGTCGTAAGATCCATGAAAGGGAAGCTAGAAGACATGCCAGGGATAAATATGACAGTTCTGAAATCATTTGGAAAGTATTAGCAGGGTTAGTTGGAGTTGCTGCAGTTGCTGTGACAGTAGGTATGGTTGTTGCTGCAGGACCAGAGGCAGCAGTGGCTACACTAGTTGGAATTCTTGCTTCAAGGTAA